Genomic DNA from Amycolatopsis alba DSM 44262:
TACCTGATCGTGCTGGCCGTCTTCGGGCTCCAGCTGATGCGTGGCGAGACGCCGAAGCAGCTGTGGCGGCGGTACACCATCGTGTGGGTCATCGCGCTCGTACAAGGCGTCCTGGGCTCTGTGCAGTACGCACTGGGTGTGCCGGAGGCGCTGGTCTCGTTCCACGTCCTCGGTTCCGCGCTGGTGATCATCTCGACGGCCGCGCTCTGGTGCGGTTCACGCGATCGCGGTCCCGTCGCCTCCGCGACGGCGCCGGAACGCGAACTGGCCACCTCGAACTGACCCTGCGGCAAACCGGACGTAACCCCCAGGCGGCATGCTCGCCAGACACTGCCCTTACGCTGCGCTCGGTGCCCCACACGGGGGGACCACCGAGTCGAGGCACGAGGTGTCGCATGACCGCCAGCACCGAGCCGGAAGCACCGGCCAGTCAGTCCAAACCCCTGATCTCCCACCGCCGAGGCTCCGGGGAGATGCTGATACTCAAGACCTTCCTGCTGGTCCCGTTCGTCGCACTGCTCGCCGCCGTGCCGATCGTGTGGGGCTGGGGCATGACCTGGGTCGATCTCGGGCTGGCGGCGGTGTTCTACACCTTGGGGACCCTCGGGGTGACCGTCGGCTACCACCGCTACTTCACCCACGGCGCCTTCAAGGCGGGACGGCCGCTGCGGGTCGCGCTCGCCATCGCCGGGAGTTTCGCGGTGCAGGGGTCGGTCATCTTCTGGGTGGCCAGCCACCGCCGTCACCACGCCTTCGCCGACCGCGAAGGCGATCCGCACTCCCCCTGGCTGTTCGGGACGTCGCCCACGGCGCTGCTGCGCGGGTTCTGGCACGCGCACATGGGCTGGATGTTCAGCCGCGAAGTGACCAACTACGAACGCTTCGCGCCGGATCTGGTGGCGGACAAGGATCTTCGCGTGGTGAACCGCTACTTCTGGCTGTGGATCACGCTCAGCCTCGCGCTGCCCGCGATCCTCGGCGGCCTCATCAGCTGGTCGTGGTGGGGTGCGGTGACCGGGTTCTTCTGGGCCGGGCTGGTCCGGATCGCGTTCCTGCACCATGTCAGCTGGTCGGTGAACTCGATCTGCCACCTGATCGGGGAACGCCCGTTCGCCAGCCGTGACAAGGCGGCGAACTTCTGGCCGCTGGCGATCCTGTCCATGGGCGAGTCGTGGCACAACTCCCACCACGCCGACCCGACCTGCGCGCGGCACGGTGTCCTGCGCGGACAGGTCGACGTGTCGGCGCGGGTGATCTGGCTGTTCGAGAAGTTCGGCTGGGCGCGGGACGTGCGGTGGCCCAAGCCGGAGCGCCTGGCCGCGAAACTCGCCAAACCCGCCTGACCTTTTCGCATCCAGTCCTCTGGATGCGATGCTCGATCACCGGTTCAGGGTGCCGTGAGTGAGGTGTCCGTCGGGGTGGTCGTGAGTGGCAAGTGGGGTTAGAGCGGACCAGCATTTACCTACCCACGCCTGACCTGAGCGAAGGTGGCGGTTCCGCGGCTGTAGGGCTTGACGGTGAAGGAATCTTGATCAACGGAAGATCCGGGACACTCACCGTCCCCAATCCTCCGTTGATCAAGGTCGCACCGGTCACGGCCG
This window encodes:
- a CDS encoding acyl-CoA desaturase, producing MTASTEPEAPASQSKPLISHRRGSGEMLILKTFLLVPFVALLAAVPIVWGWGMTWVDLGLAAVFYTLGTLGVTVGYHRYFTHGAFKAGRPLRVALAIAGSFAVQGSVIFWVASHRRHHAFADREGDPHSPWLFGTSPTALLRGFWHAHMGWMFSREVTNYERFAPDLVADKDLRVVNRYFWLWITLSLALPAILGGLISWSWWGAVTGFFWAGLVRIAFLHHVSWSVNSICHLIGERPFASRDKAANFWPLAILSMGESWHNSHHADPTCARHGVLRGQVDVSARVIWLFEKFGWARDVRWPKPERLAAKLAKPA